A region of Desulfolithobacter dissulfuricans DNA encodes the following proteins:
- a CDS encoding molybdopterin dinucleotide binding domain-containing protein produces the protein MSNTRRNFLKAAGALTSLGLFGLGYKGTLKGIASGWWNGQQPADKIYGNALQPEWRVDRVTGEVTPNPDQYVANSVCVGCVSLCGVRVRVDKKRGKVLRVAGNPYHALASDPHLPYTTSIKDSFKALSRFQESGLKGRATACGRGNAVLAKLDDPHRVLVPLKRVGPRNSGKWEPIDFETLVKEVVEGGNLFGEGEVEGLRSIRDLETPIDPAQPELGPKANQFAIVGGFKEGRLPLLARFGKTSFGSINFTGHRGNCGLSMRAGYAAFLGDWKKYPHLKPDFKNARYILNIGTAPANAGNPFMRQGRLVAEGRASGRLKVVVVDPVLTNSDSKAAGDRTEWIPVKPGTDGALVMAMIRWIFDSRRYNKKFLEVPGPAAAKKAGEPSWSNGCHLVVVEEGHPLFGAMLRGSHLGLPVGKNDKDPFMVIDAGTGELRPHTQAMAGELFYQGKVSISGQDVQVKSSLQLLREEAEKMSLAEYSKECGVSESTIVKLASEFTRYGRQAVADCHGGTMHTNGFYTAYAVTMLNGLVGNLNWKGGASAGGGRYPDFGRGPRYNFKKFPGKVKPKGVPVSRKFAYEKTSEFKRKKAAGKPYPADGPWYPFSAAIQSEYIPSALNGYPYPLKALLLWNTNPLYGQAGLYTQAKKQLADPKKLPLIISIDPFINETTAFADYIVPDTVLYETWGSAWPWASHLTKINSFRWPVVEPPVAKTAEQVPICMESFIIAVAKRMGLPGFGDRAIPDAEGNIHPLNTPDDFFLRVFANVAFAGKPVPDSEQEDLTLTGVDRHLPRLKAVLKAEEWPKVAYAMARGGRFQSISKAYEGQWLARRYSKPVQIYNEQAGRARNSLSGEYYSGVPTWQPPVLADGTPFEKVYDRRSWPFQVVCTKSQLQSSHTIGEARLTQIHPSNGIIMHPEDADRLKIKTGDRIRVTSPAGSVEGVADVRNGIQQGVLGIEHGFGHWALGAASVTIGSKRQPGDPALGAGVAHNLLGLDDPTRRGISTLADVVIGSNARQSIVARVERI, from the coding sequence ATGAGTAATACAAGGCGAAATTTTTTAAAAGCCGCCGGGGCCCTGACATCCCTTGGACTCTTTGGCCTCGGCTACAAGGGAACCCTGAAAGGTATTGCCAGCGGCTGGTGGAACGGGCAGCAGCCGGCTGATAAAATTTACGGTAATGCATTGCAGCCTGAATGGCGGGTTGATCGGGTCACTGGTGAAGTCACGCCAAATCCGGATCAATACGTTGCCAACTCCGTCTGTGTCGGTTGTGTGAGCCTGTGCGGTGTCCGTGTCCGGGTGGATAAAAAGAGGGGCAAGGTGTTGCGGGTGGCAGGGAACCCTTACCATGCGCTGGCATCCGATCCACACCTGCCCTATACCACCTCCATTAAGGACAGCTTCAAGGCCTTGTCCCGTTTCCAGGAATCCGGGCTGAAGGGGCGGGCCACTGCCTGCGGCCGGGGTAACGCGGTCCTTGCCAAACTCGACGACCCGCACCGGGTTCTGGTGCCGCTGAAGCGGGTAGGGCCCCGGAACTCCGGCAAATGGGAACCCATAGATTTTGAAACCCTGGTCAAGGAAGTGGTAGAGGGTGGAAATTTATTCGGCGAGGGTGAGGTGGAGGGCTTGCGCTCCATTCGTGACCTGGAAACACCCATTGATCCGGCACAGCCGGAGCTGGGGCCCAAGGCCAATCAGTTTGCCATTGTAGGCGGCTTCAAGGAAGGCAGGCTGCCCCTGCTGGCCCGCTTCGGGAAAACTTCTTTTGGCAGTATCAATTTCACCGGTCACCGGGGCAACTGCGGCCTCAGCATGCGGGCAGGATATGCCGCTTTTCTGGGAGACTGGAAAAAATATCCTCATCTGAAGCCGGATTTTAAGAATGCCCGTTACATCCTCAACATCGGTACGGCACCGGCCAATGCCGGCAATCCTTTCATGCGTCAGGGACGCCTGGTGGCCGAGGGCAGGGCATCAGGACGCCTGAAGGTGGTCGTGGTTGATCCGGTGTTGACCAACAGCGATTCCAAGGCTGCCGGTGACCGGACAGAGTGGATACCGGTTAAACCAGGGACGGATGGGGCGCTGGTTATGGCGATGATTCGCTGGATATTTGACAGCCGGCGTTACAATAAAAAATTCCTGGAGGTTCCCGGGCCGGCGGCCGCAAAGAAGGCAGGTGAGCCGAGCTGGTCCAATGGTTGTCATCTGGTGGTGGTGGAAGAGGGGCATCCGCTGTTTGGAGCCATGCTCCGCGGTTCCCATCTTGGCCTGCCTGTGGGGAAGAACGACAAGGATCCCTTCATGGTCATTGATGCTGGCACGGGAGAGCTGCGTCCCCATACCCAGGCAATGGCGGGCGAGCTGTTTTATCAGGGCAAGGTCTCTATCAGCGGCCAGGACGTCCAGGTGAAGTCTTCATTGCAGCTGCTGCGTGAAGAAGCAGAGAAGATGTCCCTGGCCGAGTACAGTAAAGAGTGTGGTGTCAGCGAGTCCACCATTGTCAAGCTGGCTTCCGAGTTTACCAGATATGGCCGGCAGGCCGTTGCCGACTGTCATGGCGGCACCATGCACACCAACGGGTTCTATACAGCCTATGCGGTGACCATGCTCAATGGTCTGGTTGGTAATCTCAACTGGAAGGGCGGCGCCTCTGCCGGTGGTGGCAGGTACCCTGATTTCGGCAGAGGGCCCAGGTACAATTTCAAAAAATTTCCAGGTAAAGTCAAGCCGAAGGGCGTGCCGGTCAGCCGGAAGTTTGCCTATGAAAAAACAAGTGAGTTTAAACGGAAAAAAGCAGCAGGTAAGCCCTATCCGGCTGACGGGCCCTGGTATCCGTTTTCAGCGGCCATTCAATCGGAGTATATCCCTTCTGCGCTGAACGGGTATCCCTATCCGCTCAAGGCGCTTCTGCTCTGGAACACCAATCCTCTCTATGGTCAGGCCGGGTTGTATACCCAGGCAAAAAAACAGCTGGCAGATCCGAAAAAACTGCCGCTTATCATCTCCATAGATCCGTTCATTAACGAGACCACTGCCTTTGCTGATTACATTGTTCCCGATACAGTGTTGTATGAGACATGGGGATCAGCCTGGCCCTGGGCCTCCCATCTGACAAAAATCAATTCTTTTCGCTGGCCGGTTGTGGAACCTCCTGTTGCCAAAACCGCGGAACAGGTCCCGATCTGCATGGAAAGTTTTATCATCGCCGTGGCCAAGCGCATGGGACTGCCGGGCTTTGGTGACAGGGCCATACCGGACGCAGAGGGCAATATACATCCTTTAAACACACCGGATGATTTCTTTCTGCGGGTTTTTGCCAATGTAGCCTTTGCCGGTAAGCCAGTGCCGGACAGCGAACAGGAAGATCTGACTCTGACCGGGGTGGATCGTCATTTGCCTCGCCTCAAGGCGGTATTGAAGGCCGAAGAATGGCCAAAAGTCGCCTATGCCATGGCCAGGGGAGGCCGGTTCCAATCGATCTCCAAGGCCTATGAGGGGCAGTGGCTTGCCAGGCGTTATTCGAAGCCTGTCCAGATTTATAATGAACAGGCAGGCCGGGCCAGAAACAGCTTGAGTGGGGAATACTACTCGGGCGTTCCCACCTGGCAGCCTCCGGTTCTGGCAGACGGTACCCCTTTTGAAAAGGTTTATGACCGCAGAAGCTGGCCGTTTCAGGTTGTCTGTACCAAGTCGCAGCTGCAGTCATCCCATACCATTGGCGAGGCCAGGCTCACCCAGATCCATCCGAGCAATGGCATCATCATGCATCCTGAAGATGCGGACAGGCTCAAAATCAAAACCGGTGATCGTATCCGGGTAACATCGCCTGCCGGCAGTGTTGAAGGGGTAGCAGATGTGCGCAACGGTATCCAGCAGGGTGTGCTCGGCATAGAGCATGGGTTTGGACATTGGGCACTGGGCGCTGCTTCGGTTACCATCGGCAGTAAAAGGCAGCCTGGTGATCCGGCATTGGGGGCAGGGGTGGCCCATAACCTTCTTGGTCTGGACGATCCGACCAGGCGCGGTATTTCTACCCTGGCCGATGTGGTCATAGGTTCAAATGCAAGACAATCCATAGTTGCCAGGGTGGAAAGGATATGA
- a CDS encoding TorD/DmsD family molecular chaperone produces the protein MTIAAWKETTEELLAWASLADFTARLYLTEPSTENCSACRKWGELLADILPDENLPELLTRVNPEQADDLRQEFFDLFLVPMSGVYTPPFENAHRYGSMANGLSQIIGELYQAAGFYPETLDIPFYLKQMGRNDHLGLELVFFANLLYSADKASSQSEAERLRDTASQFFQEYPGQWAGSYGRELMEKARSPYFSALGALTVFVSKYAIDDQSWE, from the coding sequence ATGACCATTGCTGCCTGGAAAGAAACAACTGAAGAGTTGCTGGCATGGGCAAGCCTTGCGGATTTTACCGCAAGGCTTTACCTGACAGAGCCGTCCACGGAAAACTGTTCCGCCTGCAGGAAATGGGGGGAGCTTCTGGCCGACATTCTGCCTGATGAAAATCTGCCCGAACTGTTGACCAGGGTGAATCCCGAGCAGGCGGATGATCTGCGCCAGGAGTTTTTTGACCTGTTCCTGGTCCCCATGTCCGGTGTATATACGCCTCCCTTTGAAAACGCTCACCGTTACGGTTCCATGGCAAACGGGCTCAGTCAGATCATCGGCGAGCTCTATCAGGCTGCCGGGTTTTATCCGGAAACGCTTGATATACCGTTCTATCTTAAGCAGATGGGCAGAAACGATCATCTCGGGTTGGAACTGGTTTTCTTTGCCAACCTTCTCTACTCAGCTGACAAGGCCAGCAGCCAATCGGAGGCGGAGCGCCTCCGCGATACGGCCAGTCAATTTTTCCAGGAGTACCCCGGTCAGTGGGCAGGATCATATGGGAGGGAGCTCATGGAAAAGGCAAGGAGTCCCTACTTCAGCGCGCTGGGGGCGCTGACGGTTTTTGTGTCGAAGTATGCAATAGATGATCAATCATGGGAATGA
- a CDS encoding DUF302 domain-containing protein, producing MRNLLLSLIALLFLSSVAVAGNGLISIKSSRDVKGTADRLEKALEMKGMTVFARINHAEGAQKVGKKLRPTELIIFGNPRVGTPLMQCAQSVGIDLPQKALIWEDEKGQVWLFYNDPEYLADRHGIKGCDEVIKKIANALGNFARTAAVQ from the coding sequence ATGCGTAACTTACTGCTGAGTCTCATAGCACTACTTTTTTTATCTTCGGTGGCTGTCGCTGGTAATGGCCTCATCAGTATAAAGAGCTCTCGCGACGTTAAAGGTACAGCGGATCGTCTTGAGAAGGCCTTGGAGATGAAAGGAATGACTGTGTTTGCACGAATCAATCATGCAGAGGGAGCTCAAAAGGTTGGGAAAAAGTTACGTCCAACCGAATTAATTATCTTCGGCAATCCCAGGGTGGGCACGCCACTGATGCAATGCGCCCAGAGCGTTGGTATCGATCTGCCTCAAAAAGCTTTAATCTGGGAAGATGAAAAGGGACAGGTGTGGTTGTTCTATAACGATCCTGAATACCTGGCGGATCGCCATGGCATCAAGGGGTGCGATGAAGTCATAAAGAAAATAGCGAATGCGCTTGGTAATTTTGCCCGGACGGCGGCTGTACAGTAG
- a CDS encoding molybdopterin-containing oxidoreductase family protein, which yields MPKTNRRDFLKLGGLALAGPLVATGPGTAKARTEKLPDYGMEKRVPVNCRMCAQKCPGLARVVDGRLVGIEANPHSVMPGVCGRSVAAAGMVYNPNRIQTPLIRVGERGEGRFRRATWPEALDMVADRLKKYREQGTPEAVAVLTRFHGAPGVDNEVFKVFGTPNFPGYADTCWANSRAVGAGVIYGPFKHGLPGCSPSKISVDFVKAKYGVLIGRNPAGGLVCYPWAMKFAKGKRNGLKLTVIDPRKPSEAGEDNVHWLPIRPASDLAFLLGLFHELMKNKSYEPEYLRKYTNAPMLVDSTTLQPAGVREIEKVEKGKKVKILDYLVYDEAAGEVRFASEAEKPALNGTYDVTFGDRAFKAVTALDRIARELENYTPEWAEGKSDVPAKEIRKIARELDRNRPHAFIDPTYRSERYFNSFKMIQVICMMNVLIGAFGREGGIIWNHSTKPGKLIHPPKAQAESIGEYYARHDPNFRFGNTHYYRHKAVETVLTEKPYPIKAMVFNGSNLLGGSAGGTEIVQALKKLEFTVCISPFFNETTLYADVILPDATFVERDEAINGKYKFEVPGVTINMKAIEPLFDVKSPYWISLELARRILTPEEYATHFKPFEEGGIELLWEKQLEGIKGVPAGEKAKITTDYLREFGVWNGQAPTPRPKAKTPTRKLELFSTFLARQYDELQAADDSNAVVANPLPVWQPAKWMTEKKELAKDEFIPVTGFAPVNSFTGQQTKDNRLLANVGEAISWDAVFINAAKGKSLGLRDGDMVTIWNPDNKLEQNARVILSELVHPDAMFSYYGAGPGAFKKLNRFYTNAPKTGFNPNHSAPFHYSPLVGGHAAHDYVVKIRRA from the coding sequence ATGCCAAAAACAAACAGAAGAGATTTTCTGAAGCTGGGAGGGTTGGCCCTGGCAGGCCCCCTGGTGGCGACAGGTCCTGGTACCGCAAAGGCCCGGACGGAGAAACTGCCTGACTATGGCATGGAAAAGCGAGTACCCGTCAATTGCCGGATGTGCGCCCAGAAATGTCCAGGCCTTGCCAGAGTGGTGGACGGACGTCTTGTGGGGATTGAGGCCAATCCGCACTCTGTCATGCCAGGAGTGTGCGGACGCTCTGTGGCCGCGGCGGGTATGGTATACAACCCCAATCGTATCCAGACACCACTTATCCGGGTGGGAGAAAGAGGGGAAGGCAGGTTCCGCAGGGCTACCTGGCCGGAAGCGCTTGATATGGTTGCCGACAGGCTCAAGAAATACAGGGAGCAGGGTACTCCGGAAGCAGTGGCCGTTCTTACCCGTTTTCATGGTGCCCCTGGAGTGGATAATGAAGTGTTCAAGGTGTTCGGCACCCCTAATTTTCCCGGATATGCTGATACCTGCTGGGCCAATTCCCGGGCGGTGGGTGCCGGAGTGATTTACGGGCCTTTCAAGCATGGTCTGCCGGGCTGCAGTCCGAGCAAGATCAGCGTTGACTTTGTAAAGGCCAAATACGGCGTGCTTATCGGCCGTAATCCGGCCGGCGGTCTTGTCTGCTACCCGTGGGCCATGAAATTTGCCAAAGGAAAGCGTAACGGACTCAAGCTGACAGTGATTGATCCCCGCAAACCTTCCGAGGCGGGAGAGGACAATGTGCACTGGCTTCCCATAAGACCGGCATCAGATCTGGCTTTTCTGCTCGGGCTTTTTCATGAGCTGATGAAAAACAAGTCCTACGAGCCGGAATATCTCAGAAAATATACCAATGCTCCCATGCTGGTGGACTCCACGACCCTCCAGCCTGCCGGAGTCAGGGAAATCGAGAAAGTCGAGAAAGGAAAGAAAGTCAAGATTCTGGATTATCTTGTCTATGACGAAGCTGCCGGAGAAGTACGCTTTGCCAGCGAGGCTGAGAAACCGGCCTTAAACGGCACGTATGATGTGACGTTTGGGGACAGGGCCTTCAAGGCAGTGACCGCCCTGGACAGGATTGCCAGAGAACTTGAGAATTATACTCCGGAATGGGCCGAGGGAAAAAGTGACGTCCCTGCAAAAGAGATCCGGAAGATTGCCAGAGAGCTGGACCGGAACAGGCCCCATGCCTTTATCGATCCGACCTACCGTAGTGAACGGTATTTCAATTCCTTTAAAATGATCCAGGTCATCTGCATGATGAATGTCCTTATCGGCGCATTCGGCCGGGAAGGCGGCATCATCTGGAATCATTCCACCAAGCCCGGCAAGCTTATCCATCCGCCCAAGGCCCAGGCAGAGTCTATCGGCGAATATTATGCCAGGCATGATCCGAATTTCCGGTTCGGCAATACGCATTATTATCGGCATAAAGCAGTGGAAACAGTGCTGACGGAAAAGCCGTATCCCATTAAGGCCATGGTCTTCAATGGCTCTAACCTGCTCGGAGGATCAGCTGGTGGGACGGAAATTGTTCAGGCGCTGAAAAAACTGGAGTTCACGGTCTGTATCTCGCCTTTTTTCAACGAGACAACCCTGTATGCTGATGTCATCCTGCCGGATGCCACCTTTGTTGAACGTGACGAGGCCATTAACGGCAAGTACAAGTTTGAAGTGCCCGGGGTGACCATCAACATGAAAGCCATTGAGCCGCTGTTTGATGTCAAAAGTCCCTACTGGATCAGCCTGGAACTGGCCCGTCGGATACTGACGCCGGAAGAATATGCGACGCATTTCAAGCCGTTTGAGGAGGGCGGTATTGAACTGCTGTGGGAAAAACAGCTCGAGGGGATTAAAGGAGTACCTGCCGGCGAAAAAGCCAAAATTACTACCGATTACCTGAGAGAATTCGGTGTCTGGAACGGCCAGGCCCCGACCCCCAGGCCCAAGGCCAAGACGCCGACCCGCAAACTGGAGCTGTTCAGTACCTTTCTGGCCAGGCAATATGATGAACTGCAGGCGGCTGACGACAGTAACGCCGTGGTGGCAAATCCGCTGCCGGTCTGGCAACCTGCCAAGTGGATGACCGAGAAGAAGGAACTGGCAAAAGACGAGTTCATTCCGGTTACAGGATTTGCTCCGGTCAACTCCTTTACCGGTCAGCAGACCAAGGACAACCGGCTGCTTGCCAACGTCGGCGAGGCGATCTCCTGGGATGCCGTCTTCATTAACGCGGCCAAGGGGAAATCTCTGGGGCTTCGAGACGGAGACATGGTAACCATTTGGAATCCAGACAATAAACTGGAACAGAATGCCAGGGTTATTCTCAGTGAACTTGTCCACCCTGATGCCATGTTCAGCTATTATGGAGCAGGTCCAGGAGCATTTAAAAAACTGAACAGGTTTTACACCAATGCGCCGAAGACCGGCTTCAATCCTAATCATTCAGCGCCCTTTCACTACTCTCCTCTGGTGGGCGGCCATGCGGCGCATGATTATGTTGTCAAGATAAGGAGGGCGTAA
- a CDS encoding 4Fe-4S dicluster domain-containing protein → MHCENTPCANNCPANAIERRKGGQVVIHQDLCVGCRTCQEACPFDVPVYDQTTNASYKCIMCYDRVESGLRPACVSSCIGDALISGPRAEVVAEARKRAKRYSEQFGKEYIVYGADKINDYVGRTGWMTIVAAEEMEKYGLPKNPVVSSMALRQTCKTIGVGASAAVALGAGAHFLYWLANRKEVLAAREKEGGHE, encoded by the coding sequence ATGCATTGTGAGAACACCCCTTGCGCCAACAACTGTCCAGCCAATGCCATCGAGCGCAGAAAAGGGGGGCAGGTGGTTATCCATCAGGATCTCTGTGTGGGCTGTCGCACCTGCCAGGAAGCCTGCCCCTTTGACGTACCTGTCTATGATCAGACCACCAATGCCTCCTATAAATGTATCATGTGTTACGACAGGGTGGAATCAGGTCTCAGACCCGCATGTGTCAGTTCCTGCATAGGGGATGCCCTGATCAGCGGACCCCGTGCTGAGGTGGTTGCCGAGGCACGAAAGCGGGCAAAACGTTACAGTGAGCAGTTTGGCAAGGAATATATCGTATACGGCGCCGATAAAATAAACGACTACGTCGGCAGAACCGGCTGGATGACTATCGTTGCGGCCGAGGAGATGGAAAAATATGGCCTGCCGAAAAATCCCGTGGTCAGCAGCATGGCTCTGCGGCAGACATGCAAGACCATTGGCGTCGGGGCTTCAGCTGCAGTAGCCCTGGGAGCCGGCGCCCATTTCCTCTACTGGCTGGCAAATCGCAAAGAAGTTCTTGCTGCACGAGAAAAGGAGGGAGGTCATGAGTAA
- a CDS encoding transposase — protein MSTLSRFIRNYRNSGKTFRRIKMRCHLNADTLYSRIREDFNRVVDHRAANSSISLPDVLMSGFAMFCLKDPSLLAFDERRREEPDSLQGVFGVSRIPSDSQMRTVLDEVSVRDLRRPFKSIFAQLQRGKVLEKMTWLGGYYLLALDGTGIYTSEKMGSDYCLSKRKRNGKVEYYQQMFAGAFVHPDRSEVIPTCPEMIVKQDGSSKNDCERNAAKRYLTDFRREHPHLKTIVIEDALASNAPHIQELQKHDLRYILGAKPKDHENLYQSVDEAADRGEITELHIADSNKTNVHHCFRFLNNVPLNKSSKDSLTVNFLEYWETDSEGNVKNRFGWVTDIPISGENAFDIMRAGRARWRIENETFNTLKNQGYNLEHNYGLGKKHLSAVFAHLMLLAFLVDQVQQMCCPLFQAAQAKYRTRRYLWERVRSCFNENFVPSMELILHCIVNGVRKPKLEFQWE, from the coding sequence ATGTCGACACTCAGCAGATTCATTCGCAACTACCGTAACAGCGGAAAAACATTTCGTCGGATAAAAATGCGCTGTCACCTCAATGCCGATACCTTGTATTCCCGCATACGCGAGGATTTTAACCGAGTGGTGGATCATCGGGCCGCCAACAGTTCAATATCTTTGCCCGATGTACTGATGTCCGGTTTTGCCATGTTTTGCCTGAAAGATCCATCGCTGCTTGCTTTTGATGAACGGCGCCGGGAAGAGCCCGACAGCCTGCAGGGAGTATTCGGTGTCAGCCGCATCCCCAGCGACAGCCAGATGCGCACTGTTCTGGATGAGGTTTCCGTCAGGGATCTGCGTCGTCCGTTCAAAAGTATTTTTGCCCAGCTTCAGCGTGGCAAGGTACTGGAGAAGATGACCTGGCTGGGCGGATATTATCTTCTTGCCCTGGACGGCACCGGTATTTACACCTCTGAAAAGATGGGCTCCGACTATTGCCTGAGCAAGAGGAAGCGCAACGGCAAGGTCGAATATTACCAACAGATGTTTGCCGGGGCCTTTGTCCATCCGGACCGTTCGGAAGTGATTCCCACCTGCCCGGAGATGATCGTCAAGCAGGACGGCAGCAGCAAGAACGACTGTGAACGAAATGCGGCCAAGCGTTACCTGACTGATTTCCGGCGCGAGCATCCCCATCTCAAGACCATTGTCATTGAAGATGCCCTGGCGTCCAACGCGCCGCATATCCAGGAGTTGCAGAAACATGACCTGCGCTACATCCTCGGGGCCAAGCCCAAGGATCATGAGAATCTGTACCAATCGGTCGACGAGGCGGCTGACAGGGGCGAAATCACCGAGTTGCACATAGCGGATTCCAACAAGACCAATGTGCACCATTGCTTTCGTTTTCTCAACAATGTTCCCCTCAACAAGTCCAGCAAGGATTCTCTGACGGTCAACTTCCTGGAATACTGGGAGACGGACAGTGAAGGTAACGTAAAGAACCGGTTCGGCTGGGTGACGGACATCCCGATCAGCGGGGAAAACGCCTTTGACATCATGCGTGCCGGCCGTGCCCGGTGGCGGATCGAGAATGAGACGTTCAATACCTTGAAAAACCAGGGCTACAACCTGGAGCACAACTATGGACTCGGCAAGAAGCACCTGAGCGCTGTTTTTGCCCATCTGATGCTGCTGGCCTTCTTGGTGGATCAGGTTCAGCAGATGTGTTGTCCGCTGTTCCAGGCGGCCCAGGCAAAATATAGAACGAGACGGTACCTCTGGGAACGAGTTCGCAGCTGCTTTAATGAGAATTTCGTCCCGTCAATGGAGCTGATACTCCACTGTATCGTCAACGGCGTCCGCAAGCCGAAACTGGAGTTCCAATGGGAGTGA
- a CDS encoding cytochrome b/b6 domain-containing protein, whose product MTSGIQVCRTIHRVAALLFLLFTVPFAVVQLLQITKWQIWPEPEAEGLAGLKTSYIDFKHARQGKYNAGQKIAAYVFIICISMLAFSGYVLWFRGSFSPATWTLARTLHDVGFALLIPTLLGHMYFGIHPLNRAGFKAMFGSGDLDAAEIKSHHPLWYEKIKKAEQ is encoded by the coding sequence TTGACCTCCGGCATTCAGGTATGCAGGACGATTCACAGAGTGGCAGCCCTGCTTTTTCTTCTCTTTACCGTGCCTTTTGCTGTGGTCCAGCTTCTGCAGATCACCAAATGGCAAATATGGCCGGAGCCGGAAGCAGAAGGGTTGGCCGGTCTTAAAACCAGTTATATTGATTTTAAACATGCCAGACAGGGAAAATATAATGCCGGACAGAAAATCGCTGCCTATGTTTTTATCATCTGTATTTCCATGCTGGCCTTTTCAGGATATGTCCTGTGGTTTCGTGGATCATTTTCGCCGGCAACGTGGACGCTTGCCAGAACTCTTCATGATGTTGGCTTTGCGTTGCTGATTCCTACCCTTCTGGGGCACATGTATTTTGGTATTCATCCGCTCAACAGGGCAGGGTTCAAGGCAATGTTCGGTTCCGGCGACCTTGATGCGGCTGAGATTAAGTCGCATCATCCCCTCTGGTATGAAAAAATCAAAAAGGCTGAACAGTAA
- a CDS encoding TorD/DmsD family molecular chaperone: MNFPTDMGSRSDREIHSPGRDPFAHSEKLHQARYAVYKMLSLAYLYPGDIEWDEFVRELPGILAEAADILELDLTAEMETLSGLSEILDFEQICCEHTMLFINNPHDDPVSPYESVYLEDTIMGRCARVVQEFYEQHGLAVDRQHSYLLPDHIALELDFMAWLIEKGMESGSSSLGEQLRFFSDHPGLWARRFLADVRTVTTNSYFFSLATVADKFLQNEKQLFFFWNQKK; this comes from the coding sequence ATGAACTTTCCAACTGACATGGGAAGCCGTTCTGACCGGGAGATTCATTCTCCCGGTCGGGACCCGTTCGCCCATAGTGAAAAGCTGCACCAGGCAAGGTATGCTGTCTACAAGATGCTGAGTCTTGCCTATCTCTATCCCGGCGATATAGAATGGGACGAATTTGTTCGCGAGTTACCAGGGATTCTGGCAGAAGCAGCTGACATTCTGGAACTTGATCTCACCGCCGAGATGGAAACTCTGTCCGGTTTGTCTGAGATTCTGGATTTTGAACAGATATGCTGTGAGCACACAATGCTCTTTATTAATAATCCCCATGACGATCCGGTGTCGCCTTATGAATCCGTGTACCTGGAAGACACGATCATGGGAAGATGTGCCCGGGTTGTGCAGGAATTCTATGAGCAACACGGCCTTGCTGTGGACAGGCAGCACTCCTATCTTTTGCCGGATCATATTGCCCTTGAACTTGATTTCATGGCCTGGCTGATCGAAAAGGGCATGGAATCAGGATCGTCTTCTCTGGGCGAACAGCTCAGGTTTTTCAGTGACCATCCAGGACTGTGGGCCCGTCGGTTTCTGGCGGATGTGAGAACAGTTACCACAAACTCTTATTTTTTCTCGCTGGCGACTGTGGCGGATAAATTTCTCCAGAATGAAAAACAGCTGTTCTTTTTTTGGAACCAAAAGAAATAA
- a CDS encoding DUF599 domain-containing protein produces the protein MPQFQEIINSWCAKPYLLDWVAFTLFWTTVISYRLFLARMLRKNRERLFLGKLQAYRNAWIVAHSYCKNDILVIQTLRNTIMSASFLASTSVILIMGAFHLLGYLNTPQRSVAILGIFGSTDPVVEMWKIFLIILTLSYSFFNFTWYIREINYLGFILNLPKHQIDAIENRDSTEVVSNLFLMAGIRFSMGMRGYYFLIPLFMWLLHPLFMIIAIVVIVSILLKRDLASEGDRKSLSSGDN, from the coding sequence ATGCCTCAGTTTCAAGAAATAATCAATAGCTGGTGTGCAAAGCCGTACCTCTTGGACTGGGTGGCATTCACGCTGTTCTGGACAACAGTTATCAGCTATCGTCTGTTCCTGGCGCGGATGCTTAGAAAAAACCGTGAAAGGCTGTTTCTTGGAAAACTGCAGGCCTATAGAAACGCATGGATTGTGGCCCATTCGTATTGCAAAAACGATATACTGGTCATTCAGACCCTCAGAAACACAATAATGTCTGCATCGTTTCTGGCCTCGACTTCAGTCATTCTTATAATGGGCGCATTTCACCTGCTAGGTTATCTGAATACGCCCCAGAGGTCAGTTGCTATACTTGGCATCTTCGGTTCCACAGACCCTGTTGTCGAGATGTGGAAAATTTTTCTTATCATTTTGACACTCTCTTACTCTTTTTTTAATTTTACCTGGTATATAAGGGAGATAAATTATCTCGGATTCATTCTCAATCTCCCCAAACATCAAATTGATGCTATTGAGAACAGAGATTCAACAGAGGTTGTCTCCAATCTGTTTCTCATGGCCGGTATTCGATTCTCTATGGGGATGCGGGGCTATTATTTTCTCATTCCTCTTTTCATGTGGCTGCTCCATCCGCTCTTCATGATTATTGCTATCGTGGTCATTGTCTCTATTTTGTTAAAAAGAGACCTGGCAAGTGAAGGTGACAGGAAATCGCTTTCGAGTGGAGATAACTGA